The following coding sequences are from one Shewanella eurypsychrophilus window:
- a CDS encoding carboxyl transferase domain-containing protein: MTQFSSRINSRSDEFKAKHEDMAAVVQDLKLKLKQIEQGGGEVARERHLSRGKLLPRQRVEKLLDPGSPFLELSQFAAYELYEDVVPAAGIIAGIGRVSGVECMIIANDATVKGGTYYPVTVKKHLRAQEIASRCHLPCIYLVDSGGANLPRQDEVFPDRDHFGRIFYNQAQMSAKGIPQIAVVMGLCTAGGAYVPAMADESIIVKEQGTIFLAGPPLVKAATGEVVTAEELGGAEVHTKISGVADHMAQNDDHALELARKAITRLNHQKTIEAQLSPVKPPKFDINELYGIVGTDLKKPFDIKEVIARVVDDSDFDEFKANYGSTLVCGFARIHGYPVGIIANNGILFSESAQKGAHFIELCCQRKIPLLFLQNITGFMVGKKYEHEGIAKHGAKMVTAVSCANVPKFTVIIGGSYGAGNYGMCGRAFEPTMMWMWPNARISVMGGEQAAGVLATVKRDGLARKGVEWSDDEEQKFRAPIVEQYDREGHPYHASARLWDDGIIDPAQTRDVVGLALSAALNAPVEETKFGVFRM, from the coding sequence GTGACGCAATTTAGCAGTCGTATAAACTCCCGCAGTGATGAATTCAAGGCTAAACATGAAGACATGGCTGCCGTTGTTCAAGATCTCAAACTAAAACTCAAACAAATTGAACAAGGCGGCGGTGAAGTCGCTCGAGAACGTCATCTTTCTCGTGGTAAATTACTGCCGCGTCAACGTGTCGAAAAGCTGCTAGACCCAGGTTCTCCTTTCCTAGAGTTATCTCAATTTGCCGCTTATGAACTCTATGAAGATGTGGTGCCTGCTGCGGGCATCATTGCTGGTATAGGCCGTGTCAGCGGCGTCGAGTGTATGATCATCGCTAACGATGCCACGGTAAAAGGTGGCACCTACTACCCGGTTACGGTTAAGAAACACTTGCGAGCCCAAGAGATCGCCAGTCGCTGTCACCTCCCCTGTATCTATCTGGTCGACTCTGGTGGCGCAAACTTGCCTCGCCAAGATGAAGTTTTCCCTGATAGGGACCATTTCGGTCGCATCTTCTACAATCAAGCACAGATGTCAGCTAAAGGCATTCCGCAAATCGCGGTGGTAATGGGCCTATGTACAGCCGGTGGCGCTTATGTGCCCGCCATGGCTGATGAATCGATTATCGTCAAAGAGCAAGGCACTATCTTCCTCGCGGGTCCACCATTAGTAAAGGCCGCTACCGGGGAGGTCGTGACAGCAGAAGAGCTTGGCGGCGCAGAGGTGCACACTAAGATCTCAGGTGTGGCCGATCATATGGCACAAAATGATGATCATGCGCTTGAGTTAGCACGCAAAGCCATCACCCGCCTGAACCATCAAAAAACGATCGAAGCACAATTGAGTCCGGTTAAACCGCCCAAGTTCGACATCAATGAACTCTACGGCATCGTCGGTACCGATCTTAAGAAACCATTCGACATAAAAGAAGTGATAGCCCGTGTGGTCGATGACTCAGATTTTGATGAGTTTAAAGCGAACTACGGTAGCACCTTAGTCTGTGGTTTTGCCCGCATCCATGGCTACCCTGTCGGCATCATTGCCAATAATGGCATCCTGTTTTCTGAATCAGCCCAAAAAGGCGCACACTTTATCGAGCTGTGTTGTCAGCGAAAAATCCCCCTCTTGTTCCTACAAAATATCACCGGCTTTATGGTGGGCAAAAAGTATGAACATGAAGGCATTGCTAAGCATGGTGCCAAAATGGTCACCGCAGTGTCATGTGCCAATGTACCAAAGTTTACCGTGATCATCGGCGGCAGTTATGGCGCGGGTAACTACGGCATGTGTGGCCGAGCCTTCGAGCCTACCATGATGTGGATGTGGCCAAATGCCCGTATCTCTGTCATGGGTGGAGAGCAAGCCGCTGGCGTGTTAGCCACGGTCAAACGTGATGGTTTAGCCCGCAAAGGCGTTGAGTGGAGTGATGACGAGGAGCAAAAATTCCGTGCCCCGATTGTTGAGCAATACGATAGAGAAGGTCATCCCTATCATGCCAGTGCACGTCTCTGGGATGATGGCATTATCGATCCGGCGCAAACCCGTGATGTTGTTGGCCTAGCACTTTCTGCCGCACTCAATGCGCCAGTAGAAGAAACTAAGTTCGGTGTGTTCCGCATGTGA
- a CDS encoding enoyl-CoA hydratase-related protein → MTNELSSCTFSNKFSYITCRLAAGVGEMILDRAEKHNAFDEVMIAEMIQSLEHFANNNDCQMLIVKANGKNFSAGADLNWMRKQAKMDFAQNLSDANELAKLMSDLDQFPKPTIALVQGAAFGGALGLICCCDIAIANERASFCLSEVKLGLIPAVISPYVVRAMGQRASRRYMLTAERFSADKALELQVIHEVNDDLDTAAEPFIKTLLANSPQGMAWVKTLLSRLEDGVIDEQTLSYTSERIASIRVSNQGQEGLNAFFEKRPPNWTSTDTASKKPRAQGTQ, encoded by the coding sequence ATGACTAACGAACTTTCAAGCTGCACTTTTTCAAACAAGTTTAGCTATATCACCTGCCGGTTAGCAGCCGGTGTGGGTGAGATGATTTTAGATCGAGCCGAAAAGCATAACGCTTTTGATGAAGTCATGATCGCTGAGATGATCCAATCACTGGAACACTTCGCAAACAATAATGATTGCCAGATGCTAATCGTCAAGGCAAACGGTAAAAACTTCAGTGCTGGCGCCGATCTAAACTGGATGCGCAAACAAGCCAAGATGGATTTTGCGCAGAACCTGAGTGATGCCAACGAACTTGCCAAGCTGATGTCTGACTTAGACCAGTTTCCCAAACCCACAATTGCGCTAGTACAAGGCGCCGCTTTCGGTGGTGCATTGGGCCTTATCTGTTGTTGCGATATCGCCATCGCTAATGAACGAGCCAGCTTTTGTTTATCAGAGGTCAAACTCGGCCTTATTCCGGCGGTGATCAGTCCTTATGTGGTTCGTGCTATGGGCCAACGCGCCTCACGCCGCTACATGTTAACGGCTGAAAGATTCAGTGCCGACAAAGCCCTCGAGCTACAAGTCATTCATGAAGTGAATGATGACCTTGATACAGCTGCTGAGCCGTTTATCAAGACCCTACTCGCTAACAGCCCGCAAGGTATGGCATGGGTGAAAACTTTACTGTCTCGCCTCGAAGATGGTGTTATCGATGAGCAAACCCTCAGTTATACCAGTGAGCGAATTGCCAGCATTCGGGTATCGAATCAAGGCCAAGAAGGCTTAAATGCCTTCTTTGAGAAACGCCCGCCAAACTGGACCAGTACAGACACAGCTTCAAAGAAACCTCGTGCGCAAGGAACCCAATAA
- a CDS encoding isovaleryl-CoA dehydrogenase: MTQLYSSLNFGLGEDVDMLRDAVQNFAANEIAPIAAKTDLDNAFPNELWPVLGDMGLLGVTVSEEYGGADMGYLAHVVAMEEISRASASIGLSYGAHSNLCVNQINRNGNAEQKAKYLPKLVSGEHIGALAMSEPNAGSDVVSMKLHARKEGDRYILNGNKMWITNGPDAQTYVIYAKTDLDKGAHGITAFIVDRDSTGFSTAQKLDKLGMRGSNTCELVFQDCEVPAENILGGLNNGVKVLMSGLDYERVVLSGGPLGIMNACMDIVIPYIHEREQFGKSIGQFQLVQGKLADMYTGMNAAKSYIYNVAKSCDRGETTRKDAAGAILYSAELATKMALDAIQLLGGNGYVNEYATGRLLRDAKLYEIGAGTSEIRRMLIGRELFNESK, from the coding sequence ATGACTCAACTCTACTCATCTCTTAATTTCGGCCTAGGCGAAGACGTCGACATGCTGCGTGATGCAGTACAAAACTTTGCCGCTAATGAAATTGCCCCGATTGCAGCAAAAACTGATTTAGATAACGCATTTCCTAATGAACTCTGGCCAGTTCTGGGAGATATGGGACTGCTTGGTGTCACTGTCTCTGAAGAGTATGGCGGCGCCGATATGGGTTACCTTGCTCATGTTGTTGCTATGGAAGAGATCTCACGCGCTTCGGCCTCTATTGGCTTAAGTTATGGTGCGCATTCCAACTTGTGTGTGAATCAAATTAACCGCAACGGTAATGCTGAACAAAAAGCTAAATACCTGCCTAAATTAGTCAGTGGTGAGCATATTGGTGCCCTTGCGATGAGTGAACCCAACGCAGGTTCTGATGTTGTTTCGATGAAATTACATGCCCGAAAAGAAGGTGACCGTTACATTCTCAACGGTAATAAAATGTGGATCACCAATGGTCCTGATGCACAAACGTATGTCATCTATGCCAAGACAGATTTAGATAAAGGCGCTCACGGTATCACAGCATTTATTGTTGACCGCGACTCTACAGGTTTCAGCACGGCGCAGAAACTCGATAAACTCGGCATGCGCGGCTCAAATACCTGTGAGCTAGTGTTCCAAGATTGTGAAGTACCCGCAGAAAACATACTTGGTGGTCTCAACAACGGTGTAAAAGTATTGATGAGCGGTCTGGACTACGAACGAGTGGTGCTATCGGGTGGGCCTCTGGGAATAATGAACGCCTGTATGGATATTGTCATTCCTTATATTCACGAACGTGAACAGTTTGGTAAATCAATTGGTCAATTCCAATTAGTACAAGGCAAACTCGCCGATATGTACACAGGTATGAATGCAGCAAAATCTTACATCTATAACGTGGCTAAATCTTGTGACCGTGGTGAAACCACCCGTAAAGATGCAGCAGGCGCAATTCTCTACTCTGCCGAACTGGCCACTAAGATGGCCCTCGATGCCATTCAACTTCTCGGTGGTAACGGTTACGTCAACGAATACGCCACAGGCCGCCTATTGCGCGATGCCAAGCTGTATGAAATTGGCGCTGGCACCTCAGAGATCCGCCGCATGTTGATTGGCCGTGAGCTATTCAACGAATCTAAGTAA
- a CDS encoding glycine zipper domain-containing protein — MKSSLSSALRASSLTLSALAISGFALCFTSAVHAEQYVFPENGQSKELQSLDKQSCHAWAIEETGFDPENPLVAQSISYSTPTISSQPVEQGAERGAGMRGAMAGAAAGAIIAEVGDEDRSDAAATGAAVGALAGRRQSRRSNAQAAEQQVQAEQQAVQQQAQAQATEDQLVQLANTQGTENYLKASSACLEAKGYSVK; from the coding sequence ATGAAATCATCACTATCTTCAGCGTTACGTGCTTCATCTTTGACATTATCGGCACTGGCTATTTCAGGTTTTGCTTTATGCTTTACATCGGCAGTTCACGCTGAGCAATATGTCTTTCCTGAAAATGGTCAGAGCAAAGAGCTGCAGAGCTTAGATAAGCAAAGCTGTCATGCCTGGGCGATTGAAGAGACAGGCTTTGATCCTGAAAATCCGCTGGTGGCGCAATCGATTAGCTACTCCACGCCAACGATATCTTCGCAACCCGTAGAGCAGGGAGCTGAAAGAGGGGCTGGGATGCGCGGTGCTATGGCGGGTGCAGCAGCAGGCGCTATCATTGCTGAAGTGGGTGATGAAGACCGCAGTGATGCTGCGGCGACAGGTGCAGCCGTCGGTGCACTTGCTGGTCGTCGTCAGAGCAGGCGCTCGAATGCACAAGCTGCTGAGCAACAGGTTCAGGCAGAGCAACAAGCGGTTCAACAACAAGCTCAGGCGCAAGCTACAGAGGATCAGCTGGTACAGCTGGCTAATACACAGGGCACAGAGAACTACCTTAAAGCAAGCTCAGCTTGCCTCGAAGCTAAGGGCTATAGTGTGAAGTAA
- a CDS encoding MerR family transcriptional regulator — protein MSENLSPQTTYSISELSKEFDITTRSIRFYEDQGLLKPKRRGQTRIYGLKDRVRLKLILRGKRLGFSLAETRRLFELYDADKNSSSQLNTMLDLVEDKKASLQQQMDDIKVVLMELNSAEQQCRSALALQDK, from the coding sequence ATGAGTGAAAATCTGAGCCCACAAACAACTTACTCCATCAGTGAGCTATCAAAAGAATTTGATATTACCACTCGGAGTATTCGTTTCTATGAAGATCAGGGCTTACTAAAACCTAAACGCCGTGGTCAAACACGTATCTATGGTTTAAAAGACAGGGTTCGCTTGAAGCTTATTTTAAGAGGAAAACGTCTGGGTTTCTCTTTAGCTGAAACCCGTCGTCTATTTGAACTTTACGATGCTGATAAAAATAGCAGTTCACAGTTAAATACCATGCTCGATTTAGTCGAAGATAAGAAAGCATCTCTGCAGCAGCAGATGGACGATATCAAAGTAGTATTGATGGAACTCAACTCTGCAGAGCAACAGTGCAGAAGCGCTTTGGCACTTCAAGACAAGTAA